The nucleotide sequence CATATTGTAGCAGCAAACAAAATTGTCACATCAACTGTTCCGCTCTTTTTAGCAGTGCTGTGGCTTGGGGGGATTCTCTATGAAATGGCCGTCTCATGGTGCCAATCCACACTTTTTATATGAAGCAATGAATCTGCCAGTTCCAAAAGAAAAACTGGATTTCAGTGCCAATATTAATCCACTCGGTCCGCCTCCTGTGTTGAAAGAGAATTGGGGCAAGCTCCTTGAGGCGGTTACTGAATATCCAGATCCACACGGAACAATTCTGAAAAGAAAGATCGCCGAAAGGGAAGGATTGCAGGAAAGCAATGTTCTCCTTGGGAATGGGGCTGCTGAAGTCATTTCACTGATTGGCCGGATGCTAGCTGGAAATCAGGCGGTGATTGTCCAGCCTGCTTTTTCGGAATATGAAGAAGCATGCAGGGTAAGTGGCTGTCAGGTACAGTATCACCAGATTCCAGATACCTGGGCATGGATGGATGATGATTTAGATGCAAAGCTAAAGAAAGCAGATGCTTTATTTCTTTGCAATCCCAGTAATCCCACCGGCGCTTACTATTCAAAGTCCATTATTCTCCATTTGCTGGAGAAGTGCAGAAGCCAACAATGCTTGCTGATTGTAGATGAGGCGTTTTACGACTTCCTTGCAGACTACGAATCTATCAGCCAATGCATAAATGAATACCCGAATTTACTTATCATCAGATCGATGACAAAAATGTTTGCTATACCTGGCCTGAGGCTTGGCTATTTGCTTGCAGATCCAGCTGTCATCAGGAAGATTGCGGCTTTCCAGCCACACTGGAGCACAAATGGAATTGCATTGAAGGCAGGTGAATTGTGCCTCGAGAGTGAATCTTACATAAAAGAAACCATTACCTTAATCGAACAGGAAAGACAGCGTCTTTTCCTTTTTTATCAAAGCCGGGAAATGCTGGTTTCTCCATCCAGGATTAATTTTTATCTACTTAAGGACCCGACTCTTAGTAACCAGTATTCTTTCCTGCAATACCTGCTTAACAGAGGCATCATCGCAAGGCATACAGTGAACTTTCCTGGGCTTGAAGGGGAATGGCTGAGATTTGCCATTAAGGGACCGGGTGATAACGACAAGTTGATGGAGGCGGTGGACGGATGGCTGGACAGTCGTCTTTAATTTTTATCAGCGGCGGTGTCCGGAGCGGGAAAAGTTCTTTTGCTGAAATCCTTGCAGGCAAATGGGAAGCTGAATATTCCGGCCAGCTGCACTATGTCGCTGCAGGGCAGCCAAGTGATCACGAAATGAATGCGAGAATCATGCGCCACCAACATGACCGTGAACTCAGAGGGTTAGATTGGAGAACCTGGGAAATCCCCAGGAATCTTTCCCCGCTTTCAATGGTTCTGACAAGAAATGATATCGTCCTGCTGGATTGTCTGACAACACTGTTGAATAATGAGTTTTTTTATAAAGAGGGGCAGTGGGAAACTAATGACTTCCCGAAAATGATCGTTACAAAGCTCATGAATGAGCTGAAACAAGTCGCTCAGCAAACAAGGGCTTTTATCGTTGTCAGCAATGAGGTCCTTGGTGAAGCGATAGCGGATGATCGGCTTGTATATACCTATTCAAAGGTTTTGGGCGAGCTTCACCAAGCTCTAGTAAAAGAGGCAGATTATGCTTATTTGGTTGAAACTGGGGTGCCGATTATGATGAAGGGAGAGGGTTCTCCATGAAAGGAATAATGGTTCTTGGTACAGCATCTGATGTGGGGAAAAGTCTGATTGCCACAGCCATCTGCCGGGCCTATGCAAATGAGGGTGTTAGGGTAGTTCCGTTTAAGTCGCAAAATATGTCTAACAACTCGTACGTGACATCTGATGGAAAAGAAATCGGCAGAGCCCAGGGAATCCAGGCAGAGGCAGCAAGGACAGAGGCTACGGTTTGGATGAATCCGATTCTCCTAAAGCCGAGGTCCGACCAGGAAGCGGAAGTGATTCTATTTGGGAAAGCGACTAATTCCTTGTCAGGAAAGGCATACAGGGATATTTTTTACGAAAGGGGACTTGAAGCAATCCGTTCCGCTTTTGAAAAGCTTGGCGAGGATTACGAAATGATTGTAATGGAGGGTGCTGGCAGCCCTGTAGAAATCAATTTGAAAGACCGTGAGCTTGTCAACATGAAGGTAGCGGAAATCGCCGATGTACCGGCCGTACTGGTTGCGGATATTGACAGAGGCGGGGTATTTGCCAGCATTATCGGTACTTTGGAGCTAATGTCCCCCGAAGAAAAACTGCGGATAAAAGGTTTGATCATCAATAAATTCCGCGGTGACCAATCCTTGTTCGAGGATGGAATTAAGTGGCTGGAATCAAGGACTGGGGTTCCTGTTCTCGGTGTCCTCCCATTTCTAGAAAACCATATGATTGATGGAGAGGATTCCTTATCAATCCCCGTATCCACATACAGGGCGGGAATTGAAATTGCCGTGGTCAAGCCACCATACATTTCAAACTATAGTGATGTGGAGCCTTTCTATCATGAGCATGACGTGTCGGTACGCTGGGTCGGTTCGCTTGCGGAAATCGGTGAACCTGATGCCGTCATCCTTCCTGGCACAAAAAGCACAATCAAGGACCTTCAATATTTAAAAAAGTCCGGGATTGGCAGCTGGCTCCGTGATTATGCTGACAATGGTGGTATTATCGTCGGGATTTGCGGAGGCTATCAAATGCTTGGCGAGAAGCTTATTGACCCGTTTGGGAGTGATACTGGAACTGCTTCCTCCGAGGAAGATGGATTCGGGATCATTCCGGCTATCACCACCTTTTCAAAGGATAAAACAACCATAAGGACAGAAGGTGAGCTACTTCAGGACATAGGAACGGCTCTGACGGTCAAAGGTTATGAAATTCATCTTGGCGAAACTGAAATCAGAGGACGCCAGCCGTTTCTGTTGTTGCATAATGGCAGTCAGGAAGGGTTTTATGGGAAGGATGGGCGCATCATCGGTACTTATTTGCATCATCTTTTTCACAATGATGAATGGAGAAATCACTGGCTGAATTGCATCCGCAAAGGCAAGGGATTGCCAGTGCGAAACCCGGTGTATATCAGCAGACTGAAGGACCAGAAGTACGATGAACTGGCAGGCCATCTTATGAAATATCTCGACTGGGACAAGCTGAAGGAAATTTCGGAACAGTGGAGAAGCAGCCATGAGATGGTTTAAGGGTCTCCTGATTAACCTGCAATTCTTCTCGACGATCCCGATTCCGTTTGAATTCCCGATGGATCGAAAGCATCTCGAAAGAGCTATCCAGACATTTCCTTTACTTGGGCTCCTGCATGGAGGCATTTATGCAAGTATCCTTTATGCGATTGTCGAGTGGACCCCGTTTTCAGCTCTGACCGCTGCTTTTGTATTATGGCTTGCTCCGATTCTTTTAACCGGAGGGATCCATCTTGACGGCTGGATTGATACAAGTGATGCTTTTTTCTCCTATCGTGATAAAGAAAAACGATTAGAAATTATGAAAGATCCTAGAACAGGGGCATTTGGTGTCTTGTCTATCCTTGTGCTGTTAAGTGCGAAATTTTTCTTTCTTTATGAAATTACCGTCATGTTGCAGAGTGCTACCTACTTGCTAGCAGCCGCTATTCCTTTTCTAAGCAGAATGGTGATGGGGGTTCTGCTCGTTACGGTCAGTCCTGCAAAAAACGAAGGGTTGGGATCATTGTTTAAAAATGCTTCATCAAAAAGGACGTTATGGATTTACCCTTTTTACCTTCTTGGTTTTGGCGTGGTACTGTTTTATAACGACTTTTATATTGGCATGGCCAGCTATCTCCTTGCAGTCATTCTCATTGTACTGTTCCTTAAGAAGAAAACCATCGAGTGGTTTGGAGGAATGACTGGGGATACGCTTGGAGCCAGTGTCGAATTGACGGAGGTTTTACTGTGGATGACAATGTGGCTATTGCATTATTACGCCATGGGATGACAGAGGAAAATAAACGTAAGGCATATCTTGGATGGACAGATTCACCTTTGGTGGCTGAACAGGTTTTTGCAGAGGTCCCTGACAGCTTTGAACAGATTTTTACTAGTGATCTAGGCAGGTGCAGGGAAACTGCTTATAACCTGTTTCCTAAAAGATCACCAGAAATTGTGCATGAACTACGGGAAATGAATTTTGGAGATTGGGAAGTAAAAACCTATGAACAGCTGAAGAATCAGGACCTGTATAACAATTGGCTTTCTGAACCTTTTAAGGTATCTCCTCCAAACGGGGAATCCTTTGATGAATTTAGCCACCGAGTGGAAAACGCCTGGAAAAAAATCACTCTTAATATGATTGAAGGTAGAATTAAAACAGCTGCAGTCGTTACTCATGGAGGAGTAATCCGTTATTTATTGACCATGTATGCCCCTGAAGTGAGAGGTTTTTGGGAATGGAGCACCCCGTATGGCCGCGGCTATCAATTAATCTGGAGCAGAGAGGGGTTAAGGAGGGGAGAACGTTGCATTTCGTTACAGGAGGTGCCTTTAATGGCAAATCAAACTGGGTCAGGAAGCAATATCATTTAGATGACCATGAGCATTCGTGGTATTCATCCTATAAAGAGGACGAAATCCCGGTGCTGAATAGCCAGAAAATCACCATTTTGGAAGGTGTCGAAGTGTGGGTTCGACAAGTGACTCGGAGTATACCAGCCGATGAGAGTCGTGAAAAATGGCAGTCGCTTGTTCGGGAGTGGCTTAAATGGGAAAGTGAGGACCGACAGCGGAAACTGGTGCTGATCGGGAGTGACATCTCGAAAGGGATTGTCCCCATAGCAGCTGAAGATCGATTGTGGCGCGACACTACAGGATGGGTTTACCAGGATCTAGTATCTGCTGCTGAACGGGTTGACGTAATATGGTATGGAATCAGTCAAACACTAAAATAAAGGGGAATGGACATGAGACTATATACGAGAACAGGCGATAAAGGGAAAACAAGCATTATCGGAGGCCGGGTCGAAAAAGATGATATTCGTGTCGAAGCATACGGTACTGTGGATGAAGTGAACTGCTTTGTCGGTCAAGCGGTTACCCAGCTGGATCCAGAGATTTTTGCAGATATCCTTAGTGACCTTGAAAAAATCCAGCATGAGCTGTTCGACTGCGGAGGGGATTTAGCAAATGTAACGAAGAACAGGGAGCTAAAACTGACAAAGGAATCAGTTGAGTACCTTGAAAAGAAAATCGATGAGCTGATAGTGGAAGCTCCGAAGCTCGAGAGATTTATATTACCGGGAGGAGCCCCTGCTGCCGCTTCAATCCATTTGGCCCGCACGGTCACAAGAAGGGCTGAAAGATTAGTAGTTTCTTTGGTGAAAACTGACCCGGAAATTCCGGAAACGGCTATGCAATTTTTGAATAGATTGTCCGATTATTTCTTTGCTCTTGCCAGGGTGATCAATTACAGACTCAATCTGCAGGATGTGGGATATGTACGAAGTGCTAAAGTGTTCAGGGAAGGTAAACGCAAGGAGGAAACGCAGGGTGAAGAATAGGAAACTATCCTGGTTTGCCATGTTCACCGCTCTTTCAGCTGCAGGCGCTTTCATCAAGATTCCTGCAGTTATTGGAAGTGTGGCTTTAGATTCCTTGCCTGCCTTGCTGGCAGCAGGACTTTTAGGAGGACCTGCAGGAGCAGCTGTCGGCGGAATCGGTCATTTGCTATCTGCGATGGCTGCTGGAATGCCGCTCGGGCCTTTTCATTTCCTGGTTGCTGGAGAAATGGCCTTGCTTGTTTATCTATTCGGCGTATTATATAAAAATGGCAAACGCTGGTCAGCAGGCGCACTTTTTATCATGGGAAATAGCTTCGCCGCACCGCTGCCCTTCATTATTATAATGGGAAAATCTTTTTACATAGCCATTGTGCCATCATTGTTTCTCGGTTCAGTTTTAAATACAATCCTTGCTTATGTTGTTTTGCCAAGGGTCGCGAGAGCTCTTGGCCACAAACTTCCATTTTCGGGACATGCATAAGCGAAACTAAAGACTGAATCGCTGGGAGGGAACATGCAAGTGAGAGATCTTTTATTGATTCCTTTAACGGAAAAAGAAAACCTTGTGATAGCAAGTGACAACAGCGGCAGCATTGGGATGAAGGATGGTGACGAGGTACAGGTTCCGTATAAAACCGTCGCCTACTATTCATTCAGAGTGGCTGTCATGGAGTGCATAAGTGCCGGTGCAGAACCTTTTGCGGTGGTGGTCCAGAACTTCTGCGGTGATGAAGTCTGGGCAGAACTTTTACAAGGCATTGAAAAGGGAATGCGTGATCTTGGAAAGATGGACATCAAAATTACAGGGAGCACGGAAAGCAATTTTGCGTTAAACCAATCCGCTATTGGTATTTCGGTACTGGCAAAAAGAATGGCAAATAAAAAAATCGATACGCTGACTTATGACACACAAACCTGCATTGCTGTCATTGGCTCCCCGCTGGTAGGGCAAGAGGTAATGGCAAAGGAAGAACAGGTGGTGCCAATGTCTGTTTTTAGACAGGTTTGCGCTTTGGAAGGTGTAGTAACGATTCCTGTTGGTTCCAAGGGAATTCTGCATGAGCTGAATACTCTGTTTGAGAATACCTCATTTACTGAAGAGAATGTGGATTCAACACTTCCGCTATTAAAATCTTCTGGTCCATCGACCTGCTTCGTTGCGGTTTTTCCGAAAGAAATCCTGCATAAAATAAAAGCAGTTTGCAGCGGCTATTTTCATGAAATTAACTACACGGGGTGACACATGCTTCATTTATATGTAATCAGACATGGCGAAACAGAATGGAATAAAGAAAAAAGAAGCCAGGGCCGCCTGGACTCTTCACTTACTGATAAAGGGAAAGAAGATGCCCGCTCACTGGGAGCCAGGCTACAGGACACGGAGTTCCGCCAGATTATTTCATCTCCAAGCGGAAGAACATTGGAAACAGCCAGGCTGGTAAAAGGGGAACGGACGATTCCCATTTTAACCGACGAAAGACTAATGGAAATCGACTTGGGAGCGTGGCAGGGAAAAACAGAGAACGAAATTAAATCCCTGTACCCCGAAGAATTCGACGCATACTGGAACGAGCCTGAAGTCTATAAAAGCGTTGGAGGGGAAACCTTATTACAGGTACAGCAAAGGCTGCTAGTGTTTTTTGAGAATCTGGAGAAGACCGTGACAGATGGCAATGTCCTGATTGTTACACATGGCGTTGTGATTAAAACTTTATACTTGTTGTGTCGGGATTCCTCCTTAAAACACTTATGGGAGCCGCCATTCATCCACGGTACAAGCTTAACGATTGTAACCCTGGATTCCGGAAAAAAAGAGCTTCTTCTTGAAGCCTGTGTTTCGCATTGTTCCTGATTACAAAATGTACATAGACCATTAGAAATAATTCGCATGAAATTCATTGTATATTGGTACCCATAAAAATGATTCCTTTTCTTAACGATATGGGAGTAAAAGAAAAAGAGGTGGACCAATGAATGACCGATTAAGAAGTGACTTAATCCAATATCAAAAAGCACATCAAAATAAATGGAACCAGTTACTTCACTACTTGGCTTTTTTGTTCGCTTTTATTGCCTGGCTATTCTTGCTCATAAATATATATTTAACTATTATCTTTGCTGTAATCCATTATGTTTTCTCATGGGTAGGCCACTTTTATTTTGAAAAAAATAAGCCTGCTTCATTTAAACATCCTTTAATAGGGTTTTATGCGGGGTTTATTTGGTTTTTTATGAGAAATTTTGAACTTATTACAGGAAAGAAGGTATTACCAAGAAATTAAATAGTAAAAAAGGAAAATGAAACTTTATAATTACAAAAGGTCTCATCAGATATAATCTGTTGAGACCAGCCGCTGTTGCCATCGTTTTTTCCACAGACTAACAGATAATTAATCATTAACTGAAGAGCTGCTCACCAGTGCTCTAAATACATTCCTTATTCAACATGTCCTCTAATTGTCTTAATACAAATGTCTCTCGCTTCAACCAGCTGTTTTGCTCATATCTTTCAATTAATTTTTCATTTTGATTAATGGCATCCTCCAGTGAAACCCATTTTGGAGTGAAATCTAGTATCGCCTCGTATTCATCCAATTGTTGAGCGAGTTTTTCTTCTGTTGCCAATTTACAAAGGTAATAGTGTGAAGTCATTTGAAAAACTGCATTGGTAATATACTCGTCCATTCTTCTTTCAATGACTGTGCCGAACTTGTTATTGACAATACAATGAATATAACCGGTTTCTTCTCTCACTTCTCGTTTTAGACATTCCTCATGGCTTTCGTTTATTTCTAATCCACCTCCGGGAAATTTAAAATCTCCTCTATTGGATTGAACTAGCAGAATACGGTTATTAGCCATAATGATTGCTCTGACTGCTATTCTCTCAATGGTTCTCTCAAAGTTTTTTTGTATCGGTTCGTCTACTATCATATTAAAATTCATGTTTTACACCTTTTCACAATTTAGGATTTTAGATTGTTAATGGCTACAGACACCAGTTGGAGGACATTATTAATATCAATACGGGAAAAATAAGATTTCATTCGTGATCTACCTATAATAGTTAAATGTTTCCAATATTAGAATATCATATTTAACTCTTGTATGTATTTAACTTTTAGCCCCTTTATCCTCTGTTTGTGGTAAGTATTTTTTACCTTATTCTTTGCGCAAAATTTAAATGTCTGATACGATTTAATCGTACACGATATATTTAAAATTCTGAGGAGGAAACTATAAATGAAAACTGTTTACGATTTTACAGTGAAGAAGACAAATGGCCAGGAGCAATCTTTAAGTGATTATGAAGGAAAACCAATGTTGATTGTCAATACTGCTAGTAAGTGCGGTTTGACTCCTCAATTTAAAGGGCTTCAAGAACTGTATGATCAATATCAGGAGCGAGGATTGGAGATTCTGGGATTCCCTTGCGGACAGTTCAACAATCAGGAGTATGAAAATATTGATGAGACGACTGAGTTTTGCCAGTTGAATTATGGTGTGTCTTTCCCGATGTTTGCGAAAATTAATGTGAACGGTGCAGAAGCAGATCCTCTTTTTACATTCTTGAAAGAACAAAAAGGGGGACTCCTTACGAAGGATATAAAGTGGAATTTCACGAAGTTCCTTGTTGATGGCAATGGGCAGGTGGTTAAGCGTTATGCTCCGACTACTGAGCCAGAAAAAATCAAGATTGATCTTGATCAATTACTATAAGCATTGTGAAGGATGAGTCACTTGGACGATTTTTTAACGTTGGAAAACCAGCTGTGTTTTGCTGTCTATGATGCAGGAAGCCAGTTTAACAAACTGTATACAAAAGCACTCGATGGCTTCGGGTTGACCTATCCGCAATATTTGGTCCTGTTAGCGTTGTGGGAGAAGGATGGGCTTTCTGCTAAAGAGCTAGGCGAAAGGCTGAACCTCGGCACGGGAACCTTAACCCCGATGATCAAGAGAATGGAAGCCAATGGGTGGCTGAAGCGGGAGCGTTCGACTGTAGATGAAAGGAAAGTCTGTATTAGCCTTCTTCCCAAAGCCTTAAAACAAAAAGAAGCAATTGTGCAAAAAATTGCCACAGAATTGAAGCTCTGCAATATTGAATATGAAGAGTACGAGCAATTGATGAAACAGTTAAGCATATTGCGGAAAAAAATGAATGCTTATAACCGGTTATAAGAAGTGCATGGAAGACACAAACACCATCAGAGTGTCAAGAAAAAGAGCAGTATTTAAACGTACAAAACGTTAAATACTGCTCTTTTCGTATACAAATAATCATACTTTACCCGTTTGGTTGTTCGCCGGAAATTAAAGCCCATGCGGAAACTGGTTAAGGCGTATCGTTTCATTAACATCAAGAGCATATACAAGCAGCTTTTTACATAGCCTAACAGGATCAACCAGTGGCTGGCTGGGGAAGTACCAGAGGAGTGGCCTGATATTTGTTTATCAACTGAAAAAATGGTGGACGAAGGGAAACTTTTTTATGAAGATGCTACTCCGTTTCTGATTATGAAGAGCTAATTCTAGACTTTCAGACGAACAATTCGATTAATCACATCGTGATTGATGAGGCACAGGATTACTCACCTTTTCAATTCAAATTTTTGAAGCGTTTGTTTCCAGCGGCAAGGATGACTGTGCTGGGCGACTTTAATCAGGCGATCTTTGCCCATGCCAGCGAAACGGGTGATTTTCACACACTTACAAGTCCGTACGGACCAAATGAAACAGAAGTGATCAACATTGCACGGAGCGCTACCGGTCCACAAAACCGATCATCGAATTTACTAGAGGGCTCGCTGCTAATGGAGAAGGGATTATCCCTTTTGAACGCGAGGGCGAACTTCCAGTGCTGACGCAATTGGCAGATCACCAAGTACTCCACAGCTTCATTGCCTTCAAAGTCGCGGAATTGCGAGGTCATGGTTACCGTAGTATTGCAATCATTTGTAAATCTGCTGAGGAAAGTTTAAGAGCATACAAGTCGCTGTCCGGCATTGATGGAATTAAACTCATAAAGAGCGGTTCGATTGAATATGAACAAGGGGTAGTGGTGATTCCATCGTATCTGTCCAAAGGGATCGAATTTGATGGAGTCATCATTTATGATGCATCGGAGGATGTATATGGAGATGAGAGCCTGAGAAGGGTTTTCTATACTGCCTGCACCAGAGCAATGCATCAGTTACAGCTATACAGCGTAGGAGAACCCAGCCCGTTTTTGCGAGATGTTTTGCGGGAAGAACTCATCCAGGACTAATATAGCGAGGGGAGGTACACTTTTTACAGACAAAAGAAATTCTATTGCGTTCTCATGGACTGAGATGGTGATTATTGATCACCATCTATTTATCTAAAGGAAAATGTTCCCTCAACCTTTGATTGTGCTAAAATAAGAATATATGTTCGTGTGTCGGGGGTGCCTATTCTGCTGAGAAACAAAGAAGATGTTCAAAAGTTAATCCAAAACGATGAATCAATGATGGAGATTATACGAGCTGCAAGAAAACTGGATTTGCCTGACTGGTGGATTTGTGCTGGGTTTGTGCGCTCGAAAATCTGGGATACATTGCACGGGTTTAAGCTTCGAACTTTGACTCCTGATGTAGATGTTATTTATTTTGACTCCTCAAATATTGATGAAGACTATGAAAAGGTATTAGAGACAAAGTTGAAACGCCTATTGCCTGATATTCCATGGTCCGTTAAAAACCAGGCAAGGATGCATGTTGTCAATCAGATTCCTCCTTATACTTCATCTGAAGATGCGATTTCCAAGTTCCCGGAGACTGCAACGGCTCTTGGTGTGAAGCTGGACAAGGAAAATCATTTGGTTCTTACTGCTCCTTGTGGAATAGACGATGCCGTTAACTTGGAATTGAAACCGACACCTTTTTTTAGCGAAACAACAGAACGTGCTGCCATTTATGAGTCACGGTTGGTTAAAAAGAATTGGAAAGAGATTTGGCCACTGATCAAGGTCCATCACATCAGGAATTATACAGAATGATGCATTTATTTTGACCGACAAAGAAAAATGCTAGCCTATTCTTTAAAACCCCATCTCCATTAGCTCGCTGAAATAAATCTCCTGAAACTTTTTATTGAGAATTCCAGTGTAGTAGGCTGCGGGATTTTTCACCTGCACAGTTGATTTCATTTTACGGACTAGCTGCCTGAAAGAATCGAGGGAGACGGACAGAATGGTATCTGTCTCGTTCTCCTGGTTGTTCTTATAAGCTGCGATTTTTGTCATTCTCCAGAATTCTTCGATAGCCTTTGCACTTGGGAAGAAGTATTTTGCCAATTCGATAAAGGATTTTGGGATTCTGTCGCTTACGAATAGATGCTCTTCTGTTGGCATGGTGATTTTTTGACGGTCGGCAGTTTCTTCACGTTTATTATTAATAATAGTTTTAGTTTTAGAAGGAATGATAGTTTTATTATGGTGGTTCATTTTTTCCTTCCTGGGTGGTTCACCGTTGGGAAAACGATTGAAAACATAGAGATTACTGGATTGTGAACCGTTATTACGTTCAGTTTCATACACAGTAAAAATTCCGAGATTGCTAGCTTTGATGATCATTCTTTTGAAAGTGGAACGGGAAATGCCAAGTTCGTTGTATTCTTCATGGATAGCCTTTAGCACGGTCCCGATTTTCGCATTGCTTACACC is from Mesobacillus boroniphilus and encodes:
- a CDS encoding MarR family winged helix-turn-helix transcriptional regulator, whose translation is MDDFLTLENQLCFAVYDAGSQFNKLYTKALDGFGLTYPQYLVLLALWEKDGLSAKELGERLNLGTGTLTPMIKRMEANGWLKRERSTVDERKVCISLLPKALKQKEAIVQKIATELKLCNIEYEEYEQLMKQLSILRKKMNAYNRL
- a CDS encoding nucleotidyltransferase family protein, with translation MMEIIRAARKLDLPDWWICAGFVRSKIWDTLHGFKLRTLTPDVDVIYFDSSNIDEDYEKVLETKLKRLLPDIPWSVKNQARMHVVNQIPPYTSSEDAISKFPETATALGVKLDKENHLVLTAPCGIDDAVNLELKPTPFFSETTERAAIYESRLVKKNWKEIWPLIKVHHIRNYTE